The Cervus canadensis isolate Bull #8, Minnesota chromosome 5, ASM1932006v1, whole genome shotgun sequence genome contains the following window.
AATAAAGATTTAGTTTAATGTTTCTTCACAGTAATAATgaacttctaaaattttatttttaaagggttcATGCTTTCTTCACTACTCTGCAATAGATGTCCCTGACTAAAATTGAAAGTATCAATCTGGCAATTTCATCTCTATACCAAAAAATAGACTCAGATAAATGATGGGTAATTTTGATGATTTGCTCAGAAGAGTAGAACAAAGGGGCTTGCTTAGCCAACTATTACAAGAGCTGGAGAATGAAGGTCAAAGGAGTGACCCTTGAAGACTAAAATAGCGACAACTAAAGATTTTAAcctaaaatgtaaaatagatggttTTAAAAGTTTGATGGGTAGTAGctgaaaaatctcaaaaaatactgaaaaactcCCCAAAATGTCTCAACCTGCTGCAGCCATGCAGGCAGCTCTTAGAAGTCCATTGGGAAATTTCTGTGAACTTCACTTATGCCTGTTTCTGCCTGTAATGTAATCACCTCCAGAAAGTAACGCCTTCTCCTTTTCTGCCTTCTAAATTTCTCATGAGTTCTTATTAGAAAGCATTAAACTTGaacaatacagaaaagaaaaatctgaaaatgtttCCAGCCTCATTGCTACAAGGAGGGGAAGACTTAAAAGTGGGTGATGATGATGCTAAATTCACAACAGACAATCTAGTAGTGCATAAGGAAAGGTGGGGTTGGGTAGGAGGCTGCAAGTCCTAGGAAAAAGGTGAGGGATGTGTGATTCAAAACCACCCCAAATGAGCCCATTTTAGATCCGCTAACATTGTGTCTCAGCTgctaaataatccgcctgcaatgcgggaaacctgggttcgatccctgggttgggaagatctcctggagaagggaaaggctacccactccagtattctggcctggagaattccatggactatacatgtctcaaagagccggacacgactgagcgactttcactttcatttttcaaccTGCAGCTGGCCACAGAAGCATGAGTGAGACCGGCCATGTCCAGAAAAATCACCATTCTGAACTGAATCAGCCAAGCCTCAACCAACCCTCAGAATTGTAAGTAACATAAATGTTTTCTTCAAAAGAAACATCTTTACAAAAACCTCTCATGCCGGCCTCTTAGCACTTTTTAGATCTAAAAATCTATGTCTTAAGCCTTCTTCTAGCTTGGGAGTCTTAGGAGCTATGACATTGATTATTGGACATTTCCTATAAACATCTTCACTTTATGTCTTACAACTCACTTTGTTACCTGGTGTCTATCAAATCTTGGTTCCTCAGTTGAAATAGCCAGTTTGTTGTCCTGAAACACACTGCCCCCACTACCAGTGATCATCAGAGTGAGCTAGAATGTGTCCGTCTGGATAGTTCTGATTTGTTAAGTCTCAAGTAAAGTGACATCTTCTCAAGGAAGCTTTTCATGTATCCTCTGCCACTAGGCTGAGCTAACTATTCTTCTTCCCAGGACACAGTGTTCCATATACATGACTATAGTCCTTGGCaatgccaattcaggagatgcagactcgatccccgggtcaggaagatctcctgaagaaggaaatggcaacccactccagtattcttgcctggagaattccatggacagagaagcctggcaggttacagttcatggggttgcaaagagtcagacatgactgagcaactaaacaataacaacaaaccacTCTTGAGTCAGACAGCCAAGATTCAATCCTTCTTTTCACTAACTGTGATCCTAAAGTGTTCGCCACCTCTTTGAGCCTGAGTTTCTCAACGTGTCTCTGAGGGTTGCTGTCAGGATTAAAGTAGAAGATTTTATCACATAGTAAATTATCTGACGGGCACCTGAAACAATAGAGgtgacatttattttgttgttgattATCTGCAAAGGTCTTGGGAGAAAGTAAGTGTGGGTTCTATTCCTGAAGGACAAAAGAAGTACAAGTATTATGTGTGAAGAGAAAAATTGAATATGTTctagagaacttccctggtggttccactgcaggggatgtgggttcgatctctggttggtaaacttaaaagatcccacatgctttgcagtgtggcaaaaaaaaaaaaaaaaaaaaaaaatatttttctttccttgcaaGTTTTAGCAGGACTCGGGGTCTCTGGATGCCTAGGTGTCTGGGAGCAAGAGGAACCATATTCTCaccaaaatggaaaattctttagaAATGGGGATATGAATGTTCAGGcacattttataaaactttaaaatctgGGGAAGGGCCAGCCCTGACAGCTTCCATTTAATGGCAGCAGCCAAAGTGACGTAGCATCCTCAAAGTATTTTCCAATCCCCATTATCCAAGAAAAGAGCAAATTAAGTTTTATAAAGCATATCCCCCCTTATATTTTTCCCAACAAGTGAGAATACTGTCAATAAAGATTTCTGACTGACAGCTAAGAAAGGAAGACAAGGGAGCCATATTTTCAATAATTTGTATTTACATGTAATTGAGGAAATAGAATCACAGGGactgtttttaaaggaaaggtAAATATCAGTTGGAAGAATATGTTCTCTTGCTCAAGAGTTTTCTCAAGGCCCGtttcatgtctttatttctcaggCTATAAATAAAGGGGTTCAACATGGGAGTGACCACCGTGTACATCACTGAAGCAATTATGTTACTGTCATTGGTGCTGTTGGATGATGGAAGAAAATATACACCAATAATTGCCCCATAGTAGAGAGTCACTACTGAGAGATGAGAGCCACATGTGGACAAGACTTTGCAGATGCCCTTGGCAGAGGGTACCCAGAGGATGGTGGCCCCAATATGGCCATAAGAAACCAGGATGCATACAAATGGAAGCATAATGGCTGTTAACCCTGCAGTGAAGATTACCAACTGGTTGAGGGAAGTGTCTGAGCAAGACAATTTGAGCAGGGCAGCAAGATCACAGAAGAAGTAGGGGATAATGTTTTCAGCACAGAATGACAGCTGGGCTAGGAGAAGGGTGTGCCAAAGAGCACAAGCACAAGCAATGACCCAGGATCCAAGCACCAGCATGACACAGACACTCTGGCTCATGATGGTGGTATAATGCagagggtggcagatggccacataccTGTCATAGGCCATCGAAGTGATCAGGAAGCTGTCCAGATCAGCAAGGAGTATGAAAAAATATGTCTGTGAAAGGCACCCTGCATAGGGGATGGATTTGTGCTTAGTCTGCATGATCATAAGCATTTTAGGGACAGTGACAGAAGAGAAAGTAATATCAGTGAGGGCCAAGTgactgaggaagaagtacatggggttGTGGAGGCGAGAGTCCAGTCTGATGAGCAGAATGATGAGCAGGTTCCCCACCACTGTGATCAGGTACACGCCCAGGAACAAGGCGAAGAACATGCCCTGCTGCTCTGGCCAGATGGGGAGCCCCAGGAGAAGGAACTCGGACACACTGCTCTGGTTCTCCATGGTCATCAGCTGCAGGGGATTAGTAGGGAAAGTTGAAGGGAAAAGGTGAATGTCTTGGGATAATAAGGTGATCATTGTGGCAGAGCATATAAAGATGTTCTTTTGATTTAGGGAAGGTCTTCATTgatattttcttacatttgtaCCATATTTTGCTGGATAAATGTATCAAAAGTGTATGTTTCTTTCTCAATCTGGTGCCAGATTCTGCAAATGACAATATTAACAGTTTTTGTTAAATACTATCCTTATTCACTGTTCTTATAGCTTCTGTGTAGTAACTGATGTAATATTCTTCAGAATGGGAGCTAGGTaggtactattaatattattatttccactttccAGATGGGGTACCTGAGGCAGACAGTCTCACAGACCCTGAGGTAAGAAGGGAAGCTGGGATTCGGACCCAAGCATGTTGACTCCAGAATTTGTTCTCTGGAAGCAAGACAAATTGTTTGACATCAGAAATCTCTTTGCCCTTCATAATTTTGTGTGTAACAATATGTTTAATTCTGCATCCTCTTCTGTACACCCTCCATGATTACTTCTAATTTGTTCATTGGTTGTAGACCCAGAATCTATCAAAGAAAATTAATGCATACACATCATAAGTTTGTTGATCAAATACAAGATGTCACATTCAGTTAAAATCATTATGGCAGCCTCTTTAAGAAACTTACATCAAGGAtcattggagtgcatgtgtctttttgaattatggttttctcagagtatatgccagtagtgggattgctgggttatatggtagttctatttctagtttcttaaggaacctccatactgttttctgtagtggctggatcaatttacagtcccaccaaaagtgcaggagtgttccctttatcccacagcctctccagcacttactgtttgtaaatattttgatgagggccattctgaccaatgtgagatgcagatatagagaatggacttgcacacacagcaggagaaggagagggtgggatgaaacagagagtagcactgacatgtaCACATTAGCACGTGCAAAACAGAccgctagtgggaagctgctgcgcAGCACGGGGAGCTCAGCGTGGTGCTCCCTGATAAGAGACGGAATGGGTGTGGGAGGAGCCTCAGGAGGGAGGGGCTATCTGTATACTTACAggtgattcacgttgttgtagagcagaaactaacacaacattgtaaagcaactgtcctccaattaaaaaataataaatacattttaaaatactagtGTGAAGGAGGAAATAGATCAGCAATAGGGCTGCCACTGTTGAGGAATTGGGTGAGGAGTGTGCTGTGATGTGGGAAGAATAAACAGTGGTTTGGGAACAACAAGCAGGTTATTAAAAGGTTGGACAAGAAAAAAACCAGAAATTTACATTAGGTCTTCTTCAAGACCCAGGGTTAATCCCAATCATTCAGGGGCCCCATGTTATTTATTTGCTATACAGTGTGAAAATCAAGTAAGAACACCCTAAAAGCCattaaaactggagcccattatacagagtgaagtaagccagaaagataaacaccaatacagtatactaatgcatatatatggaatttagaaagatggtaatgataaccctatatgcaagacagaaaaaaagacacagatgtatagaacagacttttggactctatgggagaaggcgagggtgggatgatctgagagaacagcatcgaaacatgtacattatcaagtatgaaacagatcaccagcccaggttggatgcatgagacaagtgctcggggctggtgcactgggatgacccagagggatgggatggggagggaggtgggaggggggttcaggatgtggaacacatgtaaatccatggctgattcatgtcaatgtgtggcaaaaaccactacaatattgtaaagtaattagcctccaactaataaaaataaatgaaaaaaaaaaaaaaagagtcttctccagccccacgttcaaaagcatcagttcttcagtgctcagccttctttatggtccaactctcacatccgtacatgactaccagaaaaaactatagctttgactatacagacctttgtcagttaTATCTCTACTTTatcatacactgtctaggtttgtcatagcctttcttttaaggagcaagcatcttttaattttggggctgcagtcaccatctgcagtgattttggagccaaagaaaataaagtttgtcactgttttcaaaaaataaaaaaataaaaggaattctaaTCTTTTTCAGTGTCTCTAAAATAGCCTATGTGATATTTATCTTCTTACCCCAATCAGTATTTATCCaaatttctctaaatatttttaaaagagaaggtaAGAATTCACTACAACCTATCAAACTTTATTATAAAGCTATACCAGTTACAACAAATGATATACTTTCAGAAGCACAGACCAATAAGGCAGTGGAGAGGAACAGAGAGTCTAGAAACAAAGATGCATTTATAATGAGGACTTGGCCTCACCGTCACTCTGTCAACTGGATTCCAAAGGAAACCATGTACCaccacttccccacccccagttAAGTGAAAGGAACAGTGTAATAACAAACCAACTTAATCCAGTAGCTGAAAATCCATGTCAAATGATGTGATTTCAGAGATTACAGCAAAGGAGCCAATAAAGTGGGAATCAGATATCAGATTATTATATCTATGAATTCTTTACCTTTAAGTCTCCCAGAAACAGATGAAAGATAGTTTGCTACTTACTCCTAGAGGCAGAAGCTTTTCTGGCCAGATTTCTAGCACCTCGGACCCAACCCCGACCCCCAAATCTTTATGGAGTGTGGGAAATGAGCAATGCAATACTCTAATATTCTCAAGATTCAGATTTTGGGAGACAGTTTTTCTTGGGGGACATGCAGAGTTATGCCTGTGTAGTGTGATTTGCAGATCAACATTGAACCTTCTGTATCTCTACCCAGAAATCCACCCTCCACAGGCTGCTGGTACCTAAAACTCTTTCAGCTagataaaaaaaaactttaaggttCCAATTATAGATTAGGTTTAGAAATAAGTAATCCTGGGAGAGAGAGCCATAGGGATTCACTGAGATAGAATGACCGGGAACTGTTCATATTTGGGGGCCAGGTTTGGGTGGCTGAATAAGGGCACTGACCTCTTCAGACAAAGTGGGGAAATATAGGGAGAATAAGAGTAGAGGCTGGAGACAGAGGCCAGTTTCCTGTCTTTCCGGTTCGGCCAGATGACTACGATAGGGCTAGAAATAGTCACGTTGATTTGGCACTTGATTTGTACCAGGTGATTTTCAAATACTCTTTACTTCTTCCCTAAACTTTTCAACATGGGTATTCAGATCCTCATTAGAGAGGTGAGCATTGAGACTCAGTGATAAAACTTGCCCAGTCTTATAGCACTACTATATCGTGACCCTGGGATTTGATCCCACATCTACCTGGCTTCAAAGATCATATTCTTCCCACTATTACATGCCCTCATTGCCTATATCCTCAGATAAGACAGTACTTGCTGCCTAAGAACATTCAAAAATACCTGGAAGTAAATCAGGAAGTTTGAGGATGAGTGGAAGATTTGTGGTTTCAAGATAAGTGCCTAGATGGTCATGTCAATATactgataataaaattatattaacaatCATTTTTCAGCCACATATTTATTGTTCAAATAACATGAGCCAGCTGCTGTGATGTACtttatatcatatcatatctAAAAGGACCACAAAAAGGCATCATTCCCACTTAAACAGCTGGAAAGTTGCACTTACAAGTGTAAATAATTTGCCATAAATCATTAAGCAAGAAAATGATGGCCAGATCATTCGCTTCCATATTTATCTGATTTCAAGCGCGTGTTCCCAGTCACCATGCTACACTGACTCCAGCAGAGTCAACTGACAAAAAAGAGGCATCTGGATACATGTTCCTCAGTAGAGAGAAAAAGGTGAGATCCATAATTCCCCCCAAAGCTTTTGGATGGATGCACTGCATCAGTCCTTAAATAAATAATCAGAAGTGAATAGAGAGACTAGGAGACCAGCTATTGAATTTACAAAGACAGCTGCCTACAAAATGAGTTTCTCAGAGCTACAGTACAAAAGCAGATCAAACTCTGATCAGTATTTTTCATGGACTACCTAATTTCTATCAATAAGTGAAAGGTTAAGACAATTATGGTAAACATCTATTGGAAATAACATCATGGGGCTGATAAAATGCGTTCATTAAGCTTGTAGTATGATTTTTGAAGGAACATAAtagaaagcttcccaggtggcacagtggtaaagaattcatttgccagtgcaggagacacaggacacttgggtttgatccctgggttgggaagatcccttggagtaggaaatgataacccactccagtattcttgcctggaaaattccatggacagaggagtctggcagggtacagtccgtggggtcacaaaaagt
Protein-coding sequences here:
- the LOC122442123 gene encoding olfactory receptor 1J1-like, encoding MTMENQSSVSEFLLLGLPIWPEQQGMFFALFLGVYLITVVGNLLIILLIRLDSRLHNPMYFFLSHLALTDITFSSVTVPKMLMIMQTKHKSIPYAGCLSQTYFFILLADLDSFLITSMAYDRYVAICHPLHYTTIMSQSVCVMLVLGSWVIACACALWHTLLLAQLSFCAENIIPYFFCDLAALLKLSCSDTSLNQLVIFTAGLTAIMLPFVCILVSYGHIGATILWVPSAKGICKVLSTCGSHLSVVTLYYGAIIGVYFLPSSNSTNDSNIIASVMYTVVTPMLNPFIYSLRNKDMKRALRKLLSKRTYSSN